A window of the Streptomyces griseochromogenes genome harbors these coding sequences:
- a CDS encoding anhydro-N-acetylmuramic acid kinase: protein MRVIGLMSGTSYDAVDAAAAELRLDGDTLALKPLGMVSAPYDGGLREALAAALPPTAVPLAEVCRLDTRIGQAFAAAAVRADRELCGGRAELVVSHGQTVYHWAEDGRVHGTLQLGQPAWIAEATGLPVVADLRARDVAAGGQGAPLVSLVDLLWLWGRPGTPVALNIGGIANLTAPDGTAFDTGPGCALLDAAAREFSGGRLAYDAGGALAARGLPYRPLLDRLLAEPYYALEPPKTTGKELFHAGYLRAAGLDGLSAPDALATLTLLTARTVAEAVRSVGATEVIASGGGTRNPVLVRELGHQLPGIPLRTSDELGLPAPAKEAYAFAVLGFLTVHGLPGTDPRSTGARRPSVLGSVTPGRDGLRLPPAQRGVPVRLVVEA, encoded by the coding sequence GTGCGGGTGATCGGACTGATGTCGGGGACGTCGTACGACGCGGTGGACGCGGCGGCCGCGGAGCTGCGCCTGGACGGCGACACGCTGGCCCTGAAGCCGCTGGGAATGGTGAGCGCGCCGTACGACGGCGGGCTGCGCGAGGCGCTCGCGGCGGCGCTGCCACCGACCGCCGTACCGCTCGCCGAGGTGTGCCGGCTCGACACCCGGATCGGGCAGGCCTTCGCCGCGGCGGCGGTCCGGGCCGACCGCGAACTGTGCGGCGGGCGCGCGGAGTTGGTGGTCTCGCACGGTCAGACCGTCTACCACTGGGCCGAGGACGGCCGGGTGCACGGCACACTCCAGCTGGGGCAGCCCGCGTGGATCGCCGAGGCGACCGGGCTGCCGGTGGTCGCCGATCTGCGCGCCCGGGACGTCGCCGCGGGCGGCCAGGGCGCGCCCCTGGTGAGTCTGGTCGACCTGCTGTGGCTGTGGGGCAGGCCGGGTACGCCGGTCGCGCTGAACATCGGCGGCATCGCCAATCTGACCGCGCCGGACGGGACGGCGTTCGACACCGGGCCGGGCTGTGCGCTGCTGGACGCGGCGGCCCGGGAGTTCAGCGGCGGGCGCCTGGCCTACGACGCCGGGGGCGCGCTGGCCGCGCGCGGGCTGCCGTACCGGCCGCTGCTGGACCGGCTGCTCGCGGAGCCGTACTACGCGCTGGAGCCGCCCAAGACGACGGGCAAGGAGCTGTTCCACGCCGGATACCTGCGGGCGGCCGGGCTGGACGGCCTGAGCGCACCGGACGCGCTGGCGACGCTCACCCTGCTGACGGCGCGGACGGTCGCCGAGGCGGTACGGTCCGTCGGGGCCACGGAGGTGATCGCCTCGGGCGGGGGTACCCGCAACCCGGTGCTCGTGCGGGAACTGGGGCATCAGCTGCCCGGGATCCCGCTGCGGACCTCGGACGAGCTGGGCCTGCCCGCGCCGGCGAAGGAGGCCTACGCCTTCGCCGTCCTCGGCTTCCTCACCGTCCACGGCCTGCCGGGCACGGACCCCCGCAGCACCGGCGCCCGCCGTCCGAGCGTGCTGGGATCGGTGACACCGGGACGCGACGGCCTGCGCCTGCCGCCCGCTCAGCGGGGCGTTCCGGTGCGGCTGGTGGTGGAGGCGTGA